A genomic window from Brassica oleracea var. oleracea cultivar TO1000 chromosome C8, BOL, whole genome shotgun sequence includes:
- the LOC106307768 gene encoding MATH domain and coiled-coil domain-containing protein At3g58370-like has product MVSEADDNKFTWVIKDFSSLQSRKIYSDEFLIGGCKWCLIAYPKGSKVDSLSLYLGVADHESLPLGWTRNAKFSLKVVNQFSDKSSILREATDWYNHKTPSFGFTKFLPLAKLHSKDGGFLVNDELKIVAEEHVLQGIRESEGSQEAVQPMKKTKMNGYGTRVGNETFDVNGFQVSTSQVAYVRCIFEKHPDFASNVRSNNQHLKSTYMNVLLELIETLCQLPEKLSDDDLAEASAAVLYLSQVGFKVDWLEKKLEEVKEKKKKMYTGKAQLQRMEEELKNLTKKCSDLEDLVKKQNVALSLNDVV; this is encoded by the exons ATGGTGAGTGAAGCTGATGATAACAAGTTCACTTGGGTGATTAAGGATTTCTCCTCTTTGCAATCTCGTAAGATCTACTCTGATGAATTTTTGATTGGTGGATGCAAATG GTGTCTTATTGCTTATCCAAAGGGATCTAAAGTTGATAGCTTGTCTCTGTATCTTGGAGTAGCCGACCATGAATCATTGCCACTTGGATGGACCAGGAACGCAAAATTTTCACTCAAAGTGGTAAATCAATTTTCAGACAAGTCCTCCATACTTCGAG AAGCAACCGATTGGTATAATCACAAGACTCCCTCTTTTGGTTTTACCAAGTTTCTTCCACTTGCCAAACTTCATTCCAAGGACGGTGGGTTTCTTGTGAATGATGAGCTCAAGATTGTTGCCGAGGAACATGTTCTTCAAGGTATCCGCGAATCAGAGGGATCTCAAGAGGCAGTCCAACCTATGAAAAAAACTAAGATGAATGGTTATGGTACTCGAGTGGGAAACGAAACCTTTGACGTCAATGGGTTTCAAGTCTCTACATCACAA GTAGCATATGTGAGGTGTATATTTGAGAAACACCCAGACTTTGCATCAAACGTCCGTTCAAATAATCAGCATCTGAAGTCGACATACATGAATGTTCTCCTTGAACTAATTGAAACACTCTGCCAGTTGCCTGAGAAGCTCTCTGATGATGATTTGGCTGAAGCATCGGCTGCAGTTCTATACTTATCGCAGGTTGGGTTCAAAGTGGATTGGTTGGAGAAGAAGCTCGAGGAGGTAAAGGAAAAGAAGAAGAAGATGTACACTGGCAAGGCTCAGCTGCAACGCATGGAGGAAGAGTTGAAAAATCTCACTAAGAAATGCTCAGACCTGGAAGATCTTGTGAAGAAGCAGAATGTTGCTCTCTCGCTCAATGATGTGGTTTGA
- the LOC106307769 gene encoding MATH domain and coiled-coil domain-containing protein At3g58340-like yields the protein MENLNKRKFAWLIKNFSSLPSDKLYSAPVLISGFHWDLFTYPKGYKGGDSLVVSLAVTDGQSLPSGWARYVKFRLTIVNQLSHELSIHRETSIWFDQKAPGWGLSGMLPFAKLHDKDGGFLVNDELKIVAEIESLEVIGMLDESKDLLDKTSSSVRESIDVNGFQVLPSQVEAVRGMFERHPDIALEFRAKNQHLRTACMNFLLSLSEMLSKSLEEFSNEDLMEADIALTYLKDVGFKVDWLEKSLDQVKRT from the exons ATGGAGAATCTTAACAAGAGAAAGTTTGCTTGGTTGATAAAGAACTTCTCCTCTTTGCCATCTGACAAGCTTTATTCTGCACCAGTCCTGATCAGTGGATTCCATTG GGATCTTTTTACATATCCTAAGGGATACAAAGGTGGTGATTCGTTGGTTGTGTCTCTCGCTGTTACTGATGGTCAATCATTGCCTTCTGGATGGGCAAGATACGTTAAGTTTCGCCTTACTATAGTAAACCAACTTTCTCATGAGCTCTCCATACACAGAG AGACAAGTATTTGGTTTGATCAGAAAGCTCCAGGATGGGGCTTATCAGGAATGCTCCCTTTTGCCAAACTCCATGACAAAGATGGTGGCTTCCTGGTGAACGATGAACTAAAGATTGTTGCTGAAATAGAATCTCTTGAAGTTATTGGTATGTTAGATGAGTCTAAAGATTTGCTTGACAAGACTTCATCATCAGTAAGGGAAAGCATAGATGTCAATGGGTTTCAAGTTCTTCCTTCACAA GTGGAAGCTGTGAGAGGGATGTTTGAAAGACATCCAGACATTGCACTAGAGTTCCGTGCAAAGAACCAACATCTGAGGACAGCATGCATGAACTTCTTGCTCAGTCTTAGCGAGATGCTTTCCAAATCACTTGAGGAGTTCTCTAATGAAGATCTGATGGAAGCAGACATTGCGTTGACATATTTGAAAGATGTGGGGTTTAAGGTGGATTGGCTTGAGAAGAGTCTGGACCAAGTTAAAAGAACATAA
- the LOC106307770 gene encoding uncharacterized protein LOC106307770: protein MSREHKRIMLLLQRAADKLNLVVHNIAESEKYFLDSAAEYGNKASNLDSSDESGVSWYLQCQEAAKKYANMRHVSLRVLADLDILRTREIEANEEKALTTSQTFMLFLLGLTCIFSIFAFFLQKLT, encoded by the exons ATGTCTAGGGAACACAAAAGGATCATGCTTCTTCTTCAGAGAGCAGCAGACAAGCTAAACCTG GTGGTTCACAACATTGCAGAGTCTGAGAAATATTTCCTGGACAGTGCTGCTGAATACGGTAACAAGGCAAGCAACCTTGACTCGTCTGATGAATCAG GTGTTTCATGGTATTTGCAGTGCCAAGAAGCTGCTAAAAAGTATGCAAATATGCGTCATGTTTCTCTTCGAGTG TTGGCTGACTTGGATATTCTCAGAACGAGAGAGATTGAAGCAAATGAGGAAAAAGCTCTCACCACCTCGCAAACCTTTATGTTGTTTCTTTTAGGACTAACTTGCATCTTCTCTATCTTTGCTTTCTTTCTCCAAAAACTGACATAA
- the LOC106309182 gene encoding MATH domain and coiled-coil domain-containing protein At3g58410-like → MIIPSRGLILVMLMFIGRSFLRSMKKIGENKFTWVVKNFSSLQHETFHDYTFEIDTDVCSCRLSVTPHGKKPHQALGWRMLIAYNPSLLPGRTRHFSYRLTVVNQLSENLSLIQEGPHWFDSETMEWGSVSFPGFPSLRNKDGGTLVNEEVKILAEVDVLESIDKLYIPKKLEKTTIPQINGFQVLPSQVETVRSIFERHPNIAVGFHSKNQHLRKACMNFLLCLIETMCQSLQELSSEDLVQADVALTYLKDSGFKLDWLEKKLDQVKVNKEKEITCLAILQETEESLLNLKQKCSELKAELAETKTPLSFDDVV, encoded by the exons ATGATAA TTCCATCTAGGGGTCTTATTCTCGTCATGCTCATGTTTATCGGGAGGAGTTTCCTCAGATCAATGAAGAAGATAGGTGAGAACAAGTTTACATGGGTGGTAAAGAACTTCTCCTCGTTGCAGCATGAAACTTTTCATGATTATACATTTGAGATTGATACTGATGTGTGCAGCTG CCGCCTTTCAGTCACTCCCCATGGAAAGAAACCTCATCAAGCCTTGGGTTGGCGTATGTTGATTGCTTACAATCCATCATTGCTTCCTGGACGTACAAGACATTTTAGTTATCGCCTAACTGTAGTGAATCAACTTTCGGAAAACCTATCACTTATTCAAG AAGGACCGCACTGGTTTGATTCGGAGACAATGGAATGGGGTTCTGTATCCTTTCCTGGCTTTCCATCACTTCGCAACAAAGATGGTGGAACCCTAGTAAATGAAGAAGTCAAGATTCTTGCAGAGGTTGATGTTCTTGAATCTATTGACAAGTTATATATACCAAAGAAACTCGAGAAGACAACCATACCTCAGA TCAATGGATTCCAAGTTCTTCCTTCACAA GTAGAAACCGTGCGGAGTATCTTTGAGAGACATCCAAACATTGCTGTAGGGTTCCATTCAAAGAACCAACATCTGAGGAAAGCATGCATGAACTTTCTTCTATGCTTAATTGAGACCATGTGCCAATCACTTCAGGAGCTCTCCAGTGAGGATCTTGTGCAAGCAGACGTTGCACTGACGTATCTGAAAGATTCAGGATTTAAGTTGGATTGGTTGGAGAAGAAGCTGGACCAAGTTAAAGTGAATAAGGAGAAAGAGATTACTTGTTTGGCCATCCTACAAGAAACAGAGGAAAGTTTACTAAACTTGAAGCAAAAGTGTTCAGAGCTGAAGGCAGAGTTAGCGGAGACCAAAACTCCTCTGTCATTCGATGATGTTGTTTGA